The Actinomycetes bacterium genome window below encodes:
- a CDS encoding methylglyoxal synthase gives MAAHKLNATGTTRSSLEFEVGLRVHRFLSGPLGGDQQIGARIAEGLIDVLVFLWNPQEPQPTTPTFKALPRIAAV, from the coding sequence CTGGCGGCGCACAAGCTCAATGCGACCGGTACGACGCGCAGCTCGCTCGAGTTCGAAGTCGGGCTGCGTGTCCACCGCTTCCTCAGCGGCCCGCTGGGCGGTGACCAGCAGATCGGAGCGAGGATCGCCGAGGGCCTCATCGACGTCCTCGTGTTCCTCTGGAACCCCCAGGAGCCGCAGCCCACGACCCCGACGTTCAAGGCCCTGCCGCGGATCGCGGCCGTCTAG
- a CDS encoding transposase: MPEKTRTSDVQIPQSDAKYVHHSLAEPDYAARYAKRKITVEPVFGQIKHNRGYRRFTRRGLSAVDSEWKLICTTANLLKIHRHRTATSG; the protein is encoded by the coding sequence GTGCCCGAGAAGACTCGAACCTCTGACGTTCAGATCCCGCAGTCAGATGCGAAGTATGTCCATCACTCGCTGGCCGAACCTGACTACGCCGCCCGATACGCCAAACGCAAGATCACCGTCGAGCCTGTCTTCGGCCAGATCAAACACAACCGTGGCTACCGCCGATTCACCCGACGAGGACTCTCAGCAGTCGATAGCGAATGGAAGCTGATCTGCACCACCGCGAACCTGCTCAAGATCCACCGCCACCGAACAGCGACCAGCGGGTAA
- a CDS encoding sulfide/dihydroorotate dehydrogenase-like FAD/NAD-binding protein produces MSPTSEPAAPQVEPYDRRLDLLARRLVSEPRAFRELFISDGMAAVAWEFQQPELGPEFVTTLWEALLRDDDGSTVLMRYVWDLPLGMKRKLIRGLDEHLGERYPMFSGLSVDWPSRNAIPPYIREAGARSHDFGLVNQGYLGYMSIGYTAREVDLFVWLEVMRDKQCEEKPCELGVFLAEHREPKGGCPVSIHIPQVIDLIGKGRFTDALELMEASNPLPDVTGRVCPQELQCQGVCLQKLPIAIGQLEWFLPEREKLVHPDADARRFAGVRNPWEVATRPPVAIVGSGPSGLINAYLLSAEGFPVTVFEAFHALGGVLRYGIPEFRLPNDLIDDVVGKIGLLGGRFVQNFVVGKTATLQDLRDAGFWRIFVGTGAGLPRFMNIPGEPLLNVMSANEFLTRVNLMQGLRADHATPLPEIDGRTVLVIGGGNTAMDAARTARRLGGHVTIVYRRTQSEMPARVEELHHALEEGIALKVLRSPAEFVGDDRTGFVTATTLEVMELGEPDASGRRRPVATGATEVMPAHLVIMALGNDANPIIKDSEPRLHTSKWGTIDLDHSGSQETTLHGVYTGGDAARGGSTAIRAAGDGQAAAREILGAVDLAPEAIAAMVAQAKDYTDIAAAPATIVAKAELSDGIVEFTVRSPLIARAARAGQFVRVLPEPDGELIPLTLADWDVEAGTITLVVQGVGTSSIEINAMSVGDAFAGVAGPLGRASDIHRHVDGGTVVFTAGGLGLPPALPILREHLRAGNHVTLVSGFRSADLMFWTGPDERVGRLQAEYREQLDVVFTTDDGTYGVPGFVTGPLGEMVQARARAEGRRVAEVVTIGPPLMMRAVSDLCREHDVPCVASLNSIMVDATGMCGACMVPVVIDGALVRKHACIDGPEIDAHIIDWDKLLPRFGQFRAQERASMAEHGLIT; encoded by the coding sequence ATGAGCCCAACCTCCGAGCCCGCCGCGCCGCAGGTCGAGCCGTACGACCGCCGGCTCGACCTGCTCGCGCGGCGATTGGTGAGCGAACCGCGAGCCTTCCGTGAGCTGTTCATCTCCGACGGCATGGCCGCCGTGGCGTGGGAGTTCCAGCAGCCCGAGCTCGGGCCCGAGTTCGTCACCACCTTGTGGGAGGCGCTGCTGCGCGACGACGACGGCAGCACCGTCCTCATGCGCTACGTGTGGGATCTCCCGCTGGGCATGAAGCGCAAGCTCATCCGTGGCCTGGACGAGCACCTCGGTGAGCGCTACCCGATGTTCTCCGGGCTCTCGGTCGACTGGCCGTCGCGGAACGCGATCCCGCCGTACATCCGTGAGGCAGGCGCCCGCTCGCACGACTTCGGTCTCGTCAACCAGGGGTATCTGGGGTACATGAGCATTGGCTACACCGCCCGCGAGGTCGACCTGTTCGTGTGGCTCGAGGTGATGCGCGACAAGCAGTGCGAAGAGAAGCCGTGCGAGCTCGGGGTGTTCCTCGCGGAGCACCGGGAGCCCAAGGGCGGGTGCCCGGTCTCGATCCACATCCCGCAGGTGATCGACCTCATCGGCAAGGGCCGCTTCACCGACGCGCTGGAGCTGATGGAGGCGAGCAACCCGCTGCCCGACGTGACCGGCCGGGTGTGCCCGCAGGAGCTGCAGTGCCAAGGGGTGTGCCTGCAGAAGCTGCCGATCGCCATCGGCCAGCTCGAGTGGTTCTTGCCCGAGCGGGAGAAGCTCGTGCACCCCGACGCCGATGCCCGACGGTTCGCGGGGGTGCGCAACCCGTGGGAGGTCGCGACCAGGCCGCCGGTGGCGATCGTGGGCTCTGGCCCCTCGGGGCTCATCAACGCCTACCTGCTCTCCGCTGAGGGCTTCCCCGTCACCGTCTTCGAGGCGTTCCACGCGCTCGGCGGCGTGCTGCGGTACGGCATCCCCGAGTTCCGGCTGCCCAACGACCTCATCGACGACGTGGTGGGCAAGATCGGCCTGCTCGGCGGGCGGTTCGTCCAGAACTTCGTGGTGGGCAAGACAGCAACGCTGCAGGACCTGCGTGACGCCGGGTTCTGGCGCATCTTCGTGGGCACCGGCGCCGGACTGCCGCGGTTCATGAACATCCCGGGCGAGCCCCTGCTCAACGTGATGTCGGCCAACGAGTTCCTCACCCGCGTCAACCTCATGCAGGGCCTGCGGGCCGATCACGCGACCCCGCTGCCGGAGATCGACGGACGCACGGTGCTGGTCATCGGTGGGGGAAACACCGCGATGGACGCCGCCCGCACGGCCCGGCGGCTCGGTGGACACGTCACCATCGTCTACCGCCGGACGCAGAGCGAGATGCCCGCCCGGGTCGAGGAGCTGCATCACGCGCTCGAGGAGGGCATCGCGCTGAAGGTTCTGCGCTCGCCCGCGGAGTTCGTCGGCGACGACCGCACCGGTTTCGTCACCGCCACCACGCTGGAGGTGATGGAGCTCGGCGAGCCCGACGCGTCGGGCCGCCGCCGTCCGGTGGCCACGGGCGCCACGGAGGTGATGCCCGCGCACCTGGTCATCATGGCGCTGGGCAACGACGCCAACCCGATCATCAAGGACTCCGAGCCGCGGCTGCACACCTCGAAGTGGGGCACGATCGACCTGGACCACAGCGGTTCCCAGGAGACCACGCTGCACGGCGTCTACACCGGCGGCGACGCGGCGCGTGGCGGGTCGACCGCCATCCGGGCCGCCGGCGACGGGCAGGCCGCGGCACGCGAGATCCTCGGGGCCGTCGACCTCGCGCCGGAGGCCATCGCGGCCATGGTCGCGCAGGCGAAGGACTACACCGACATCGCAGCCGCACCCGCGACGATCGTGGCCAAGGCCGAGCTCAGCGACGGCATCGTGGAGTTCACGGTGCGCTCACCGCTCATCGCCCGCGCCGCCCGCGCCGGTCAGTTCGTGCGGGTGCTCCCCGAGCCCGACGGCGAGCTGATCCCGCTCACGCTCGCCGACTGGGACGTCGAGGCCGGCACCATCACCCTGGTGGTCCAGGGGGTGGGCACCAGCAGCATCGAGATCAACGCGATGTCGGTGGGCGACGCCTTCGCGGGCGTCGCCGGCCCGCTCGGGCGCGCCAGCGACATCCATCGCCATGTTGACGGCGGCACCGTGGTGTTCACCGCGGGCGGGCTGGGGCTGCCCCCGGCCCTGCCGATCCTGCGCGAGCACCTGCGGGCTGGCAACCACGTCACGCTCGTGTCCGGCTTCCGCAGCGCAGACCTGATGTTCTGGACCGGTCCGGACGAACGGGTCGGCCGGTTGCAGGCCGAGTACCGCGAGCAGCTCGACGTCGTCTTCACCACCGACGACGGCACGTACGGCGTGCCGGGCTTCGTCACCGGGCCGCTGGGGGAGATGGTCCAGGCCCGTGCGCGAGCCGAGGGACGCCGGGTGGCCGAGGTGGTGACCATCGGTCCGCCGCTGATGATGCGGGCGGTGAGCGACCTGTGCCGCGAGCACGACGTGCCGTGCGTGGCCAGCCTAAACTCGATCATGGTCGACGCCACCGGCATGTGTGGGGCGTGCATGGTTCCGGTCGTCATCGACGGCGCGCTGGTGCGCAAGCACGCCTGCATCGACGGCCCGGAGATCGACGCCCACATCATCGACTGGGACAAGCTCCTGCCCCGGTTCGGTCAGTTCCGGGCCCAGGAGCGGGCGAGCATGGCCGAGCATGGCCTGATCACATAA